A genome region from Candidatus Binatia bacterium includes the following:
- a CDS encoding alpha-hydroxy acid oxidase, which yields MKQPERSQPIQPDDFEETARQFLPRDAYDYFAGGACDEATLRDNRDAFARYRLLGRVLRDVSARSLQTTVLGQTVSMPVMIAPVAMQKLAHQDGELATARAAARAGALMIASTMATTSLEEIATAGRGGPRWFQLYVYKDRGLTAELVRRAEASGYGALVLTVDGQVWGRRYRDMRNGFSLPDDLVLANLADAGHQRMPGSAPATSGLASYINSLLDASLDWNDFANLVESTSLPVVVKGILHADDARLAVAHGAAAVFVSNHGGRQLDGSPATMDVLESVVDAVAGRAEVYLDGGVRRGSDVIKALALGARAVAIGRPVIWALASAGERGVARLLTMLGEECDIAMALCGAANPAALDRSLLV from the coding sequence ATGAAGCAGCCCGAGCGCTCCCAGCCTATCCAGCCGGACGATTTCGAGGAGACTGCGCGCCAGTTCCTGCCGCGCGATGCGTACGACTATTTCGCCGGCGGCGCCTGCGACGAAGCGACCTTGCGCGACAACCGCGACGCGTTCGCGCGTTACCGCCTTCTCGGCCGCGTTCTGCGCGACGTCTCGGCGCGCAGCCTGCAGACCACCGTGCTCGGCCAGACCGTGTCGATGCCGGTAATGATCGCACCGGTCGCGATGCAGAAGCTCGCGCACCAGGACGGCGAGCTGGCCACGGCGCGCGCAGCGGCGCGCGCCGGCGCGCTGATGATCGCGAGCACGATGGCTACGACGTCGCTCGAAGAGATCGCGACGGCGGGCCGCGGCGGACCGCGCTGGTTCCAGCTCTACGTGTACAAGGACCGCGGGCTTACCGCCGAGCTGGTGCGGCGCGCCGAAGCCTCCGGTTACGGCGCGCTCGTGCTGACGGTGGACGGCCAGGTGTGGGGAAGACGCTATCGTGACATGCGAAACGGCTTCTCGCTTCCCGACGACCTCGTGCTGGCCAACCTTGCCGATGCCGGGCACCAGCGCATGCCGGGCAGCGCGCCGGCAACGTCGGGGCTTGCCAGCTACATCAACTCGCTGCTCGATGCGTCGCTCGACTGGAACGACTTCGCGAATCTCGTCGAATCGACGTCGCTGCCCGTCGTCGTCAAGGGAATCCTGCACGCCGACGATGCAAGGCTCGCCGTCGCGCACGGCGCCGCTGCCGTGTTCGTGTCGAATCACGGCGGCCGCCAGCTCGACGGCTCGCCGGCAACGATGGACGTCCTCGAAAGCGTCGTCGACGCGGTCGCGGGACGCGCGGAAGTCTATCTGGACGGCGGCGTGCGGCGCGGCAGCGACGTCATCAAGGCGCTGGCTCTCGGCGCGCGCGCGGTCGCGATCGGGCGGCCGGTAATATGGGCGCTGGCCTCGGCCGGTGAGCGCGGCGTCGCGCGCCTGCTGACGATGCTCGGTGAAGAATGCGACATCGCGATGGCGCTTTGCGGAGCGGCCAATCCGGCCGCGCTCGACCGGTCGCTGCTGGTCTGA
- a CDS encoding VOC family protein, whose amino-acid sequence MEINGVAHTFVTASNFERSREFYSRLLPFLGMKPVLDADGYYYCVGGRTAFGVRAGDSRYSGERFVQERIGLHHVCFRAREREDVDLLHDFLVEIGATVVHAPKDGAWAPGYYSVLFEDPDGIRLEMNHVPGKGLLS is encoded by the coding sequence GTGGAAATCAACGGTGTTGCCCATACCTTCGTCACTGCCAGCAACTTCGAGCGCTCGCGCGAGTTCTACTCCAGGCTGCTGCCGTTCCTCGGCATGAAACCCGTGCTCGACGCCGACGGCTATTACTACTGTGTCGGCGGCCGCACCGCTTTCGGTGTCCGCGCCGGCGATTCGCGTTATTCGGGCGAGCGTTTCGTCCAGGAACGTATCGGCCTTCACCATGTCTGCTTCCGAGCCCGCGAGCGCGAGGACGTCGACCTTCTCCACGACTTCCTCGTCGAGATCGGCGCGACGGTCGTGCACGCTCCGAAAGACGGCGCGTGGGCTCCCGGCTACTACTCGGTGCTGTTCGAGGATCCCGACGGCATCCGCCTCGAAATGAACCACGTGCCCGGCAAGGGACTGCTGTCATGA